The nucleotide sequence CCTCGCCGCAGGAAGCCGCCCTGTACAAGGAACTGTCGGCGACCTGGAAGACCTTCCGCGAAGCCGCCGACGAAGTCATCGCCCATGCCCGCAAGCGCGAGACCGCGCAGGCACGGGCCGTCAACGCCCAGCGCGCGACCGTCGCGGGCCGCAGCATGGACGCGGTGCTGACAAAACTTGTCGAGTTGAACGACAATGGTGCTGCGGCGTCCGGCCTTAAAGCTGAAAACGATTACGAGATGGCGTTCCGCATCGTGCTGGCGGCCCTGATCGCCATGGTGCTGGCGGGGCTTTGCGCCGCGATCCTGATCGTGCGCGACGTCGCTCGCGGGATCGGCTCGGTCCTGACCCCGATGCGCGCACTGGCCACCGGCGATCTCACCACGCAGGTTCCCCATCAGGGCGAGAGCACCGAGATCGGCCAGATCGCCGACACTGTCCAGGTGTTCAAGGACGCCATGATCGCCAAGAAGGCTGCCGACGAGGCCGCCGCGGCCGAGGCCGCCGTCAAGATGCGCCGCGCCGAAATGCTGGATAAAGCCACCGGCAGCTTCGAGGGCATGATCGGCGAACTGATCAGCTCGCTCTCCTCGGCTTCCACTGAAATGGAAGCCACTGCCAGCACGCTGACCAACGCCGCCGACAACACCCGGCAGCTCTCCAGCGCGGCTGCGAACGCGTCGCATGACGTCTCGGAAAGCATCCAGTCCACCGCCACCGCCACCGAAGAGATCACCTCCTCGGTCAAGGAAATCGGCCGTCAGGTGCTCGAATCCAGCCGCGTTGCCCAGGTCGCCGTCCAGCAGGCCGAAAAGACCGACACCAGCATCGCGGTGCTGTCGCAGGCCGCGAACAGGATCGGCGACGTGGTGAAGCTCATCACCGCCATCGCCGACCAGACCAACCTGCTCGCGCTCAATGCCACCATCGAGGCCGCCCGCGCCGGCGAAGCCGGCCGTGGCTTCGCCGTGGTCGCCTCCGAAGTGAAGGCGCTCGCCGCGCAGACCGCGAAGGCGACCGACGAGATCACCGCGCAGATCTCGGACATGCAGATCGCCACCGGCGATTCCGTGGTCACGATCAAGGAAATCAGCAGCACCATCAACCTGATGTCGGAAATCTCCTCGACCATCGCGGCTGCGGTGGAAGAACAGGGCGCCGCGACGCAGGAAATCGCGCGCAATGTGCAGCAGGCCGCCGAACTCAGCATGCGCGTCGCGACCAACATCACCGACGTGGACCGCAGCAACGGCGAGACCGGTGCGGCTTCGGCGCAGGTGCTCTCCGCCGCACAGTCGCTGTCGAAGGAAAGCAATCACCTGCAGATGGAAGTGCGCAACTTCCTCTCGACGATCCGCGCCGCCTGACTCGATTCGCCTGGCGAACATTTTGAAGCCGGCGGCGCGAAAGCACCGCCGGCTTTTTGCATGGGAGCACGCGAACGAGGCGCATGCATTCCGCGCAGCCGGCATCGGCGCAAACGCCGCAAGCGAAACGCGTTTTTCGCCACCGGATGCGGACAACCTTTACGAACATTTCACTTCACGCAACGAAATTGAGAATGAGCGAATCCGAGCCGCTGAAAGCGGGCCGGTGTTCGATCAGCCATCGCCGTTCCGGCACATTCGCCCACTCTGCCGATCCATCCATCGATCAAACTGGTCAGAAAGACTCAGGATCCCACCATGCTTTCCAGGATGTCCATTCGCGCCAAGCTCACTGTCGTTATCGCATTCCTGCTCGTCGCCATGTCGGTCATGGGCCTGCTCGCCGTCCGGCAGATGCAGGGAATCTACGCCAGCGCCTCCGAGATTCAGAACAGCTGGCTGCCCAGCGTGCGCGTGCTCGGTGAATTGCGCGCCGGCGTCATCACCTATCGCAACGTGATCCGCGAACACATGCTGTCGGAGCTGATCGAAGAAAAGCAGGCGCAGGAAAAGACGCTGGAATTGGTGGTCGAAAACAACCAGAAGCTCCGGCAGGCCTACGAGAAGATGATCACATCGCCGGAGGAACGCGCGCTGTACAACGAGTGGGTTCAGGTGTGGGACAGCTACCGGAAGGGCTCGCAGGAAGTGATGGCCCTGTCGCGCAAGGCCGCTGGCTCATACCCCCGCGAAGCGCATGACCTGAATACGATGACCGTCAACCTGCTCGGAATTAAGGCCGACGGTATCCTGAAGAAGGACGTCGATCTGAACAACAAGGGCGCCGACGACGCTGGCCAGGCCGCCAGCGACGGCTACAACGCCGCCTTCAAGATGGTTGTGATTGCGCTGGGTCTTGCCATCGTCCTGGGTCTTGCCGCCGGCTTCTATCTGATCCGCGACGTGACAAAAGGCATCGCCTCGATCGTCACGCCGATGAAGGCGCTCGGCGAAGGTGATCTCACCGCCGACGTGCCGCATCAGGGCGAGAAAACCGAAATCGGGACCATGGCCGACACCCTTCAGGTCTTCAAGGAAGCCCTGATCGCCAAGAAGGCCGCCGACGAGGCCGCCGCAGCCGACGCCGATGCCAAGATCGCACGCGGCCAGCGCGTCGACAGCATCACCCGCGACTTCGAAAAGCTGATCGGCGAGCTGGTCGGTTCACTGTCATCGTCCTCCACCGAACTCGAGGCCGCCGCGAACACCCTGACCTCCACCGCCGAAATCACCGGCAAGACCTCGGGCGAAGCCGCTGCCGCCTCGCAGGAAGTCTCCAGCAACGTCCAGTCGGTCGCGGTCGCCACCGAGGAGATCACCTCCTCCGTCGGGGAGATCGGCCGTCAGGTGCAGGAATCCAGCCGCATCGCCTCCGAGGCCGTGCGTCAGGCCCAGAAGACCGACACCAGCATCACCGAACTGTCGCAGGCCGCAAGCCGCATCGGCGACGTGGTCAAGCTGATCACCGCGGTGGCCGAGCAGACCAACCTGCTGGCGCTCAATGCCACCATTGAAGCAGCCCGCGCCGGCGACGCCGGCCGCGGCTTCGCCGTGGTCGCGTCGGAGGTGAAGG is from Afipia massiliensis and encodes:
- a CDS encoding methyl-accepting chemotaxis protein; translation: MLSRLSIRTKLIALVSILLVALTAMGVFAIVEMRAINASAQVIKNSWLPSVRLVGELRTQSARYRAVLRDYLTEPDEKFMADIQRNLDARARDYDTANKAYEPMISSPQEAALYKELSATWKTFREAADEVIAHARKRETAQARAVNAQRATVAGRSMDAVLTKLVELNDNGAAASGLKAENDYEMAFRIVLAALIAMVLAGLCAAILIVRDVARGIGSVLTPMRALATGDLTTQVPHQGESTEIGQIADTVQVFKDAMIAKKAADEAAAAEAAVKMRRAEMLDKATGSFEGMIGELISSLSSASTEMEATASTLTNAADNTRQLSSAAANASHDVSESIQSTATATEEITSSVKEIGRQVLESSRVAQVAVQQAEKTDTSIAVLSQAANRIGDVVKLITAIADQTNLLALNATIEAARAGEAGRGFAVVASEVKALAAQTAKATDEITAQISDMQIATGDSVVTIKEISSTINLMSEISSTIAAAVEEQGAATQEIARNVQQAAELSMRVATNITDVDRSNGETGAASAQVLSAAQSLSKESNHLQMEVRNFLSTIRAA
- a CDS encoding methyl-accepting chemotaxis protein → MLSRMSIRAKLTVVIAFLLVAMSVMGLLAVRQMQGIYASASEIQNSWLPSVRVLGELRAGVITYRNVIREHMLSELIEEKQAQEKTLELVVENNQKLRQAYEKMITSPEERALYNEWVQVWDSYRKGSQEVMALSRKAAGSYPREAHDLNTMTVNLLGIKADGILKKDVDLNNKGADDAGQAASDGYNAAFKMVVIALGLAIVLGLAAGFYLIRDVTKGIASIVTPMKALGEGDLTADVPHQGEKTEIGTMADTLQVFKEALIAKKAADEAAAADADAKIARGQRVDSITRDFEKLIGELVGSLSSSSTELEAAANTLTSTAEITGKTSGEAAAASQEVSSNVQSVAVATEEITSSVGEIGRQVQESSRIASEAVRQAQKTDTSITELSQAASRIGDVVKLITAVAEQTNLLALNATIEAARAGDAGRGFAVVASEVKALAAQTAKATDEISAQVAGMQTATQESVSTIKEIGKTITLISEISSTIAAAVEEQGAATQEISRNVQQAASLSGEVATSITDVSRGAGETGAASGQVLSAAQMLSTDSNRLKIEVEKFLTNVRAA